DNA sequence from the Rhizoctonia solani chromosome 10, complete sequence genome:
tctggcaaATCTTctaccacccccaaccggggggcgagtaccggccagcAAGCCACCAGAACTGGCCCTctctcctccaatcccaattACGTCTCGGAGGAGGAAcgcaaccgccgccgcgcagaaGGACTTTGCGTGAAATGCGGAAGGGCCGggcacaagtttgccaagtgcAGAaccggctggaaggctaccccaaaggaggataaggggaaagccaaagAAACCGCCAAATTTGGCgaagactctgagtaccaatcgggaaaagagtaagggtacctgctgccgcgcgcaaggaccccaaggactctggttttaGCTTGGAattatgtaatatatctgcCTCACATAAAAATCAACCATTATTCACCATTCCaattaagccagagaaacaagcggaatcactagaagtcctgattgattcaggcgccacttCCTCATTTATGCACCCACGCACCGCGGAATTACTCcgccttccactcattgacctctCCACTCCCCGCACCGTTAcaatgctcgatgggtcaagcccccaggctggtagaatctggaagaaggctaccctaaccttctccttggaTAGTAAGcgaatgaccaagaccttcctgatctgcaatacagggtctcacgctgccatcctgggattgaaatggctagACGCCCATAATCCGGAAATTGACTGGAATCTACGCACGctctccttcccccacacgccaccagaacacgttgcaattgccaaagaagaggaagctgacaaagaCCCCCTcaaaggagtaccccctgaGTACCATCagtacgccaaggtatttggggaagaagaattcaacaaacttCCTCCGCACAGGCATTACGACATTGGCATAGAacttacagaagaaggtCCCTTGAACTCCCCCCTGTACAGTATGACTGATGCTGAGTCCATCACACTCaaagactggctcagggacgagctcaaggctgggaagatccgccccagcaaatTGCCAATTAGCTCCcctgttatgtttgtacccaaaaaggatggctcacGTCGACTCGTAGTAGACTACCGTCGCCTAaacaaccggacaaaaaagaatgtgtacccactaccccgtccagatgaccttatggcccagctccgcggtgccaaggttttcaccaaactagacctaaggtggggttacaacaacgtctgggtcaaagaaggcaatgaatggaaaacggccttccgTACCAAATACGGCCTATACGAGTCCCTagtcatgacatttggtcttaccaacgcccccgccgccttccaacacttcatgaacgaattgttcaaggatctgctagatgtatgcgtcatcatataccttgatgacatcctgatttaTTCCAAAGATGACGCATCACACACCAAGCATGTTCATGAAGTTTTACGGCGCCTGATGAAAAAccagctgttctgcaaggcgtctaaatgtaccttccatgtcacctctgtggaGTACCTTGGGATTATTGTCTCCGACAAGGGTTTCAgtctggataaactcaaaatccaggcagttcaggaatggcccacgcctaccaaggttaaggaagtacaatccttccttgggtttgccaatttctTACGGCAATTTGTGgccaacttcagtcacatggccagacCTCtgcacaacctagtcaaaaAAGACACGgcatggaaatgggataccaaggaacaagaagcattccaggGATTGAAAGATGCAATCACTAACGCCCCGGTACTATGCCACGCGGATCCTACCAAGCCTTACTTCCTTGAGACAGACGCATCTGGCGTGGCcctaggttccatactcagccaacggcAAGAAGACGGACGCCTACACCCACTGGgattcctgtcagaatcattcaaaggtgctgaacagaattatgacacccacaataaggaactcctggccattATCCAATCAtttgaatattggcgcatcttcttggaaggaaccctgcATCCCATTACAGTTTTTACGGATCATcggaacctggaatattggaaggagtctagAACCTTCAATCGCCGCCATGCACGCTGGCATCTCCTCCTGGCTGggtacaatttccaaatcgTGTACCGCCCTGGTAAACAGTCcggcaaaccagatgccttatCCCGACGATCAGACCATGCCAATGTCCCACCTGCcaaccaaaccatgctccccgACCCTGTATTCGCCAACATTGCCCTAGTAACCCCGGAAAAGGAGTTACAGCGTCAGATTGAGTCATCACTCGACCAAGATGAGTCCTTGGAAGAAATCTTACAGTTTCTACAAAATGAATCCAAAGCCCCGCCATCAATCAAGCGCGCCTTCAAAGATTACGAAATGGAGGCGGGTCTGTTGTTTTACCAAGGACGAATTGTAGTTCCTGAcgttggcacactaagaacGGAGCTGCTTCGCAttttccatgacagccccttaGCCGGACACCCCGGAAGGCAACGAACGTTGGAATTGATCTCCAGaaactactattggcccgGCATCCGCGCCGACACCtactggcacgtggattcCTGCAAAACCTGTCAACGAATCCGCAAACCCAAGTACGCTTCCATTCCCCCGCAGCCTCTGGAACTACCCACGCAACCTTGGCAACACGTATCCTACGACATGATTGTGGATCTACCCAAGGACGGCACCAACGACTCCatcttggtcattgtggacagcttcaccaaatatGTCATCTTGGTGGAGtgttccaaaaagctcaaggccccagaACTGGCAAATCTATTCTTACAACACGTTTGGAAACGGtatggcatgcctgagaaaaCGGTCTTGGATCGGGGAAGAGTCTTTAACAATAAGTTCCTGAAAGCACTGTACCAGCGGTTAGGAATAgatccccacttctcctcggCATATCACCCACAAAGCGATGGACAAACGGAGCGGGTAAACCCCACGGTGGAACATTTCCTGCGGGCCTACTCGGGAATCAACCAAAAGGACTGGGTCagatggttaccaatggcggaatttgcctacaacaacgcattACACAGTAGCACCGGCAAATCCCCCTTCAAGGCACtctatggatgggaaccagcCCTGACTCCAAGCAACGTTCCAACCGACGTCCCCGAAGCTGATGATCTAGCCACccaaatggaagcacaatggcgggaaattgAAGCGGCACTCCGGCTATCAAAGACACGAATGGTAGCCGGGGAAACCGGAGAACCCCTCGAATTTGAAATaggagaagaagcctggctagacgcaaaAAATGTGAAGCTAAGGACCCTGAGCCCTAAGCTaacagaacaacgcctaggaccATTCAAAGTAATTGAGAGGATCTCCAATCGAGCCTACCGCTTGGAACTCCCGCCAACTATGCgtatccacaatgtcttccaTGTAGGACTTctatcaaaagtcaaaagggacaagaagcgTGCATTTGAAAATCGCCCTCCACCTGTCACCAtagatggagaagaggaatacgaggtggaagggatcacTGATGCTGAGGAAAGGAACGGGCAATGGTTCttccgagtcaaatggaaggggtacggTTCCAaagaaaacacgtgggagcctcgagaaaacttaaaaaacgccaaaaaaattttagaaaagTACGAAAAggagatgaaaaagaaggccctcggcgctgccaaggcccttagagggggggcagtgtcgtagacacactcgataccagggaatttattcccattttctcgattttgaacgaaggcaaacggagaacattttcgatcacgtgaccccggcgcttatatcatacgctaagcgccgagccacgtccccttccgcgcttacctcagcacacgtagccacctccacctgatgacatcactatgacacgtcagtgacacgtatgcatgagtaaggccgactacggaacggggttcttatttgatacggtattgcatatagttgtatttgtaattagatagctctgtaatatataaggaggccaaccgaccatggtaacacccaggtcgattacctcttgttgcatccccacttgtacgaggccttacagccagataaCTAGGTAGCTCCACaaacgccttaagcgtcgactccgctgtacatacgtagcttgccattgcccatacggccttggtcattgtagtttagtagttagacgtcgtagggtagatctcgccgccttaagcggtacttATTGTACttccacacggccacaagcgcccgcacccttgacgtccttacagacgtctaggacagcagcccatggagtttccagatgtGGGTGATGAACAGATTGGCTAGCCCCTTTGCAGTGACcttcttggaagtggggatgaagtggccaaattttgagaaggagtcaatcaCTACTAGAATAGCATTGTGGCCCTGGGACTTTGGGAACCCTGTGATAAAATCATAGGAGATTGTGTGGAACGGGAACAGGGGAACTTCCAGTGGCTTCAGGGCTATTACTGGAGCGTGGGCTTGTCTGTTGGCTTGGCATGTGGGACAGCATTCAACCCACTCCTTAGCTGAAGATTTCATTCCAGGCCACCAATAGTTCCGGCTGATAAGTTTGAGCAtcctttgttggcctgggtgtcctgccaatggggagtcatggaattcccttaACAGCCTTTCTTTGATGGGTTCAGAATCCAGGACAACTAGTTTCCCTTGGTACCAcaggaggtcctcttcccaattgtaGTCTTGATAGGCTTTGCGTATGGACAGGGGAGCATTGTTGgcatcttctgtcaggaattTAATGATAGGCTCAAGGGATGGATCTTCCTTTAGCCTTGAACAAATATCCGTGACAATCTCcacttcctcttctgatgtattggcaaagacttccaGTTGTAACATGATCTCTGGTTCTGGGGGAGAGTCCACATAGTCCAATCTCCTGGagagggcgtctggttttcctgactgtttccctgggcaataatggatctcaaagttgaagttgctcaggaagacTTGCCATTGCGCATGTCTGCAATTGAAcatccgtgcctgcatccagtattctagGTTACAATGGTCTGTAAAAACCTGTACTGGTTTGTCCGTagcttccaagaatatctgCCACTCTTCCAACACCTTAATGATGGCcagaagctccttgttgtgggtatcATAGTTTGCTTCTGCTCCCAAAAACAACTTGGACATATAAGCAATGGGGTGTAGGTGGTTGTCTGGGCCTTGTTGGCTAagtatggctcccattgctactcctgatgcgtCCATTTCAAGGTAGTAGGGTAGGTTGGGGTTAGAGTGGATCAATACTGGGGACTTGGTTACAAGGGACTTTAATTCCTGGAACAATGCTTCTTCTAAGGTTCCCCACAACCAGGGAGTTTCCTTTCTGGTGAGGTTGTGCAAGGGACATGCAACTGAACTAAAGTTTGGAATGAACCAACAAAGGTAGTTTACAAATCCTAgaaaggcctggacctgtttgactgttctGGGAGTAGTCCATGACGTGACTGCTTCAATCTTTTTCTGGTCAATGGAGAAGCCAgcaggggatatgacaatgcccaagtaatccaccgtagtgacgtggaagtggcactttgacaatttgcagaacaactggttcttcattagtcaaGACAGGACTTCTCTGACGTGGGCCAGATGATCTTCTGgtttttctgagaagatgagaATGTTGTCTAAGTAAATTACCACTGTTACATTGATCAGATCCCTGAATAGatcattcataaagtgttgaaatGCGGCGGGAGTGTTGgtaagaccaaagggcatgactaagtattcaaataaaccatatttggtgcggaacgccgttttccatttgtctccCTCCTTGATTTGCACATTATTATACCCCCAGCATAGGTCAAGCTTGGTGAATATCTTGGCGTGTTGGAGttttgccatgaggtcatcttgtCTTGGAAGTgggtagacatttttgtgggttaccTTGTTGAGTTTTtgataatccacaaccagcctaagggaaccatctgctttttttacaaacatgaccggggcgcctgTGGAGGAAGTActggtgtcctagacgtctgtaaggacattgagggcgcgggcgcttgtggccgtgtagATGTACAGTtagtaccgcttaaggcggcaaggtctaccctacaacgtctaactactaaacaacaatgaccaaggccttatgggcaatggcaaactacgtatgtacagcggaagcaacgcttaaggcgttgtagtgttacttagtgatctggctgtaaggccttgtacaagtggggatacaacaagaggtaatcaacctgggtgttaccatggtcggttggcctccttatatattctacagtagtgctaattacaaatacattatatccaatatcataaccaataagaaccccgctccgcagttggccttactcatgcatacgcgtcactgacgtgttgtgatgacatcataggtggaggtggctacgtgtgatgaataagcgcgggtggggacgtggctcggcgcttagcgtatgatataagcgccgaagtcacgtgatcaaaaatgttgtccgtatgtctttgtttaaattcgagaaaataggaataaattccctggtatcgactgtgtctacaacactgccccccctctaagggccttggcagcgccaagggccttctttttcatttctttttcaaatttttctaggatttttttggcgttcttgaggttttcccttggttcccaggtattctcctctgatccgtagcctttccattttaccctaaaaaaccatttcccgttcctttcttccatgtctgtgatccctttgaccttgtattcttcttctccatccacggtaACAGGTGGAGGCCGGTTCTCAAAGctgcgctttttgtcccttttgacttttgacagaaGACCCATGTAGAaaacattgtggattctcattgttggcgggagttctaggcggtatgcTCTGTTGGAGATTCTCTTGGTTaccttgaaggggcctaggcgttgttcagttagctttggactcagggtctttagcttcacgtttttggcgtctagccaggcttcttccccaattttgaacttgagtggttctcctacttccccggccaccatgcgtgtctttgattgccagAGTGCCGCCTccatttcccgccattgtgaTTCCATTTGGGTTGCTAGATCATCTGCCTCAGGGAtgtctgttgggacattacttggagtcaaggaaggttcccaaccgtatagtgccttaaaaggagatttgcctgttgagctatgtactgcgttgttgtaggcaaattccgccattggtaaccacttgacccagtctttctggtttacccctgagtaGGCCTGTAAGAAGTGTTCAACCGTGGGGTTTACACGCTCTGTCTGCCCGTCactttgaggatggtaggccaaagagaagtgggggtctattcccaggcgttggtacagggccttcaggaatttgttattaaaaACCCGTCCGCGGTCTGatactgtcttctcaggcatgccgtagcgtttccatacatggCGCAGGAATAGATCTGCCAACTccggggctttgagcttcttggagcacTCTACCAGGATCACGTACTTGGTaaagctatccacaatgaccaggatagaGTCACTATTTCCGTCTTtgggcaggtctactatcatgtcgtatgatacatgttgccacgggcgtgatgggagCTCTAGAGGTTGAGGTGGGATAgatgcgtacttgggtttccgGATCCGTTGGCATGTCTTGCAAGAATCaacatgccagtatgtgtcagctcagatgccaggccagtagtagttcctgGATACCAGTTCTAGGGTCCGTTGCCTGCCTGGGTGGCCAGCTAgagggctgttgtggaataTGCAAAGTAAGTCCGTTCTCAATGTTCCAACGTCCGGTACCacaattctcccttggtaAAATAGCAAGCctgcctccattttgtaatcccTAAAGGCATGTTTTATTGATGGTGGGGCCTTTGactcattttggaggaattgtagtatttcctccagggatttgtcttggtccaAGGCAgcctcaatctggcgttggaGTTCCTTCTCAGGAGTTACCATGGccacgttggcaaatacagggtcagggagcatggtctgggcggcgggtggaatgttggcatgATCAGCACGTTGTGAGAGGGCATCAGGTTTTCCggactgctttcctgggcggtaaacaatttggaagttataccctGCTAATAGTAGGTGCCATCAAGCGTGGCGACGGTTGAATGTTTGGGActctttccagtactccaggttgcggtggtcCGTGAATACGGTGACAGGGTGAgcggttccttccaagaaaatgcgccaatactcaaaggagcgtATGATAGCTaatagttccttgttgtgggtgtcatagttctgtttggcacccttGAATGACTTGGATAGAAAGCCTAGCGGATGGaggcggccgtcttcctgacgttggctgagtatggaacctagtGCTGCTCCTGAGGCGTtggtttccaggaagtagggtttggaTGGGTCCGCGTGGCAAAGGACAGGGGCATTAGTAATTGCGTCTTTCAGcccttggaaggcttcttgttcctttgtgtcccatttccatggcgtgtcctttttgaccaAGTTGTGCAGCagcctggccatgtggctaaaattggcaacaaagcggcgtaggaagttggcaaagcctaAGAACAactggacttccttgacctttGTAGGTGTGGGCCACtcttgtactgcctggattttgagtttatccaggctaaaCCCTTTATCAGAAACAATGATccctaggtattccacagaggtgacgtggaaggtgcattttgacgctttgcagaacaactggttatCCATCAACTGTTTCAGGACCTTGTGAACATGCTTAGTGTGAGAtacgtcatccttggagtaaatcaggatgtcattgaggtaaatgatgacgcatacatctagcaggtccttgaacaaattgttcatgaagtgttggaaggcggcaggggcgttggtgaggccaaatgtcatgactAAGGATTTGTATaagccgtacttggtgcggaacgcggttttccatttgttgccttccttaacttggacattgttgtacccccatcttaggtctaacttggtgaagaccttggcaccacggagctgggccatgagatcatctgGACGGGGCAGCGGGTACACGTTTTTTCTTGTCCGGTTGTTGAGGCAACGGTAATCAACCACCAAGcgacgggaaccatcctttttgggaacaaacatcacaggggaactgatggaggATTTGCtaggacggatcttcccagctttcaactcatccctgagccagtccttgagtgtggcagacttggcgtctgtcatactgtaaaggggtgagttgagggggccttcttctgtgagttTGATGCCAATGTTGTAGTGCCTGTGgggaggaagcttgttgaattcttcttctccaaataccttggcgtatcaatggtatttggagggtactccttcaaggggttttttgtcagcttcctcttctttggcaatggccacgtgttctggtgggGCATGGGGGAAGGAAAGGGTTTgttggttccaatcaatATCCGGGTTATGGGCGTCTAGCCATTttaatcccaagatggcagcgtgagaccctgtattgcagatTAGGAAAGTCTTGGTCAtatgtttgccatcaagggagaaggtaagaactgccttcttccagattttgccagcctgggggctcgacccatcgagcatggTAACGGTGCGGGGTGAGGGaaggtcaatgagtgggaggcggagtgattccgcggttTGGTGGTGCATGAAtgaggaggtggcgcctgagtcgaTCAGGACTTCCAGTGattccgcttttttctctggtttgattggaatagtAAACAACGGTTGATTTCTATGTGAGgcagatatattacataatTCCAAGACAacaccagagtccttggggtccttgcgcgcggcagcaggtacccttacccctttcccaattggtacttggagtctttgccaatcttggcggtttccttggctttccccttgtcctccttaggggtagccttccagccggtTCTacacttggcaaacttgtgccCGGCCTTGCCACATTTCACGCAGAGACCTTCTGCGCGGCAGCAATTGCGCTTGTCCTCCAAGACGTAATTGGGATCAGAGGAGAGGGGGCTGGTTCTGGTGGCCTgctggccggtacttgccccccggTTGGGGGTAGTAGAAGATttgccagacttattaccctgttgcgggtggctggctctctcctcacggagggcgttgtcaatgatgagggcAGCATCTTGCAGCTCCCTCAGGGTATGGGGTTGCCTCTCCCTTGTGGCAATTTGTTtttggacctcccagtggagtcCTTGCGCAAATTGACCGCAAAGTGCGGCAtcgttccagtcaagttccatttgcagcgtgcAGAGCTTAGTGATATATTTGGCACAAGTGCCGGTCTGAGTGAGGGAAGTAATCTTCCGCTCCGCTGCTCTGGTTgcatctgggttgccaaaggCGGCCAGGAATTCAACTTTGAACTCATCCACGGTCTGAATGAGCGCGcggtgggaccctagttggtccaagtgggggtgggcccaggccccagctgCTTCTGTCATGTTCATGAGCAAGAAGCTTAGGACCTCCAGGTCCGAGGGGAACTGCCTCTGATTGAGGCggacccaggccaacatacaagtcagccattgtttggcctccgagccaatcttgcctttaaaggcatctgggtgatccacttttacagtggagggggctggaggcagCGCCGGAGTGACTTGGGGCGCTGCTGGAGGTGCTGTTGGGGCTGTTGGAGCCGGTCCTGAAGGGAAGGACAAGGAGGGATAGGGATTAAAAAGGGATAAGGGGTTGCGCCTGggggcccctgtggagatgatgggggctggggccccaaggaaaggttgagccttgccaataggcttggctttgggcgcagccctgggagtttcctcaACCGCGggaggtttttgatcttcTGGGGTGTTGGGTCCCCGGGGGAGCTGGagttgggcaagcccatccttgacaacatcgactGCTTGGGAGATGTTTTCAACATTGGTGCAAACCTCTTGATTAATTTTGTtttgttccaagagggtccGCTTGATGCGGTCGACTTGGGACTGGAGTCCCCAAAGGAGGTGGATGACCCTTTCAAGGctgactttgccaagctcaggggaggctggcggaaaGTTGGGTCCCAGCTGTCCTTGATCGACAGGGGAGCGGGCTTGAGAGGGCGGcctggagcgggttgccattgtATGTGTGGGGTATGAGCGTCCAGTGTGAGTGGTTGCCCgggaagaagattgagggggagtgcgggaggtaataGTGGCAGTGTGAGAGGGGgtaggtgcctatatcaggacttatgagcgctttattacttgattgctaagaccttgcgtcaaacaacctagcgttgaacagtaggaattgctaatcacagccgtgggcgggcgtgatgtagaacccaatctctgcaagcgggtgtatcagctgtctaggtctgctggtaaaaggtgcggcaaccgggggtatgcgggcaataggggttgtctgccttatagcaatttggtactaggaggggacaacgctggtttgattattgacagcaaaaggcaatcctgatctccggtatttcccttgtgctagtacaggaacccttcttgttgttgagctaaGTGTGGTGTGTGCTGGTAGGCACGgcttgcaaccaacttaaggttgattacctagtgtcctagacgtctgtaaggacgtcgagggcgtgggcgcttgtggccgtgtagATGTACAGTtagtaccgcttaaggcggcaaggtctaccctacaacgtctaactactaaacaacaatgaccaaggccttatgggcaatggcaaactacgtatgtacagcggaagcaacgcttaaggcgttgtagtgttacttagtgatctggctgtaaggccttgtacaagtggggatacaacaagaggtaatcaacctgggtgttaccatggtcggttggcctccttatatattctacagtagtgctaattacaaatacattatatccaatatcataaccaataagaaccccgctccgcagttggccttactcatgcatacgtgtcactgacgtgttgtgatgacatcataggtggaggtggctatgtgtgatgaataagcgcgggtggggacgtggcttggcgcttagcgtatgatataagcgccgaagtcacgtgatcgaaaatgttgtccgtatgtcttcgtttaaattcgagaaaataggaataaattccctggtattgactgtgtctacgacaacTGGGGCAAATTTTTCCTGTGGCCAGTTCTTCCTCAATGTGCTGTTTAAGGGCCTTTGATTCCACATCTGTCATGCCGTAGAGTGGACCGGGTGAGAGCTTGGCGTCTGGAACTAGATCAATTGCAATATCATATTCCCAATGTGGGGgtagtgtcacgactaagcttggacctatgatacaagtaggtttaaagtctgtggccctatcaccaatggactatgaagcGGGGTAGAGGGCCAACAAAgggccaaggggtatggtagggtagagggcaactaggcctgggttatgaatttcttagtaaggtgcactaatggccaactaggggcctgggcaaggggTAGGAgtgagcttaggatgaattgacaaagaggtcaagtcttgctttttagcggcaacttgacctggcttatatacatgaggagagccacatcaaaaacaacagtactaaatagtgagtcatttacaatttcacatcacatatcaaatatgtcacgtgatcttgatgagtcataaatatataccaaaaaaggaaactatcttggaaaaaaggtagaaaatagtaaaaaatcatgtcataccaatgaaggtcatgacattaccccctcttcaggctccaactgcatcagggtGTTCCTTGTGAAATTCCTCTAGGACTTCTTGAGC
Encoded proteins:
- a CDS encoding Retrotransposable element Tf2 protein produces the protein MATRSRPPSQARSPVDQGQLGPNFPPASPELGKVSLERVIHLLWGLQSQVDRIKRTLLEQNKINQEVCTNVENISQAVDVVKDGLAQLQLPRGPNTPEDQKPPAVEETPRAAPKAKPIGKAQPFLGAPAPIISTGAPRRNPLSLFNPYPSLSFPSGPAPTAPTAPPAAPQVTPALPPAPSTVKVDHPDAFKGKIGSEAKQWLTCMLAWVRLNQRQFPSDLEVLSFLLMNMTEAAGAWAHPHLDQLGSHRALIQTVDEFKVEFLAAFGNPDATRAAERKITSLTQTGTCAKYITKLCTLQMELDWNDAALCGQFAQGLHWEVQKQIATRERQPHTLRELQDAALIIDNALREERASHPQQGNKSGKSSTTPNRGASTGQQATRTSPLSSDPNYVLEDKRNCCRAEGLCVKCGKAGHKFAKCRTGWKATPKEDKGKAKETAKIGKDSKYQLGKGNQPLFTIPIKPEKKAESLEVLIDSGATSSFMHHQTAESLRLPLIDLPSPRTVTMLDGSSPQAGKIWKKAVLTFSLDGKHMTKTFLICNTGSHAAILGLKWLDAHNPDIDWNQQTLSFPHAPPEHVAIAKEEEADKKPLEGVFGEEEFNKLPPHRHYNIGIKLTEEGPLNSPLYSMTDAKSATLKDWLRDELKAGKIRPSKSSISSPVMFVPKKDGSRRLVVDYRCLNNRTRKNVYPLPRPDDLMAQLRGAKVFTKLDLRWGYNNVQVKEGNKWKTAFRTKYGLYKSLVMTFGLTNAPAAFQHFMNNLFKDLLDVCVIIYLNDILIYSKDDVSHTKHVHKVLKQLMDNQLFCKASKCTFHVTSVEYLGIIVSDKGFSLDKLKIQAVQEWPTPTKVKEVQLFLGFANFLRRFVANFSHMARLLHNLVKKDTPWKWDTKEQEAFQGLKDAITNAPVLCHADPSKPYFLETNASGAALGSILSQRQEDGRLHPLGFLSKSFKGAKQNYDTHNKELLAIIRSFEYWRIFLEGTAHPVTVFTDHRNLEYWKESQTFNPGYNFQIVYRPGKQSGKPDALSQRADHANIPPAAQTMLPDPVFANVAMVTPEKELQRQIEAALDQDKSLEEILQFLQNESKAPPSIKHAFRDYKMEAGLLFYQGRIVVPDVGTLRTDLLCIFHNSPLAGHPGRQRTLELTCQRIRKPKYASIPPQPLELPSRPWQHVSYDMIVDLPKDGNSDSILVIVDSFTKYVILVECSKKLKAPELADLFLRHVWKRYGMPEKTVSDRGRVFNNKFLKALYQRLGIDPHFSLAYHPQSDGQTERVNPTVEHFLQAYSGVNQKDWVKWLPMAEFAYNNAVHSSTGKSPFKALYGWEPSLTPSNVPTDIPEADDLATQMESQWREMEAALWQSKTRMVAGEVGEPLKFKIGEEAWLDAKNVKLKTLSPKLTEQRLGPFKVTKRISNRAYRLELPPTMRIHNVFYMGLLSKVKRDKKRSFENRPPPVTVDGEEEYKVKGITDMEERNGKWFFRVKWKGYGSEENTWEPRENLKNAKKILEKFEKEMKKKALGAAKALRGGAVL